GTCGCGGGCGGCAAGAGGGCGGGTGCGGGTGCGCGCGACATGGGGATCAATGTTGCGATCCCATAGGTCGTTGACGACGCAGCCAGCGGCACTAGTAGCCAAGGTGCCTAGAATAATGACGCCAACCAAAGGTAGGGGAGGGCTACCTTCGGCAGCCAGCACCACCGACCACAGAGCCGGAATCATCAAAATCAATCGCCCGGTAGGCTTATCCCAACGCAGCAGACGAATGATGGCATCTAGGGTAGAGGGTTCGGGACGGGTAGAAGGACTCGCCATAGTCGCCAACGATGAGTGCATAGGTACATCTTCAGCATAGCGGCCCTTGAGCTTGGCCCAAAGCGTTGGCAGCAGGGCACAGCAGGGTTAAGGCGATCGCTCTACGCTATAGATTTGCATGCCCTTAGCAGTTAGAAAGTCTAAATTGACAGGCTCTGTTGAGGTCGCGCTATTGCGCAGCAGTGAAGTGAAGCCACCTGCCCCTAGCCTAGATTGGGGCCACAGGCGATAGCAGGGAAAGGCGGACAGAGGTGAGGCATTGTCGGCCAAAACGGGGACGTCTACTGCCTCAAACTGGGGAAACTTTTTGAGCAGCCACTCCACGACCTGCTCGTTCTCTTCGGGAGAGAAGGTGCAGGTCATGTAGGCTAGATAGCCGCCGCCTGCCACCGTTTGCGCGGCACTGGCCAAAATTCGCTTTTGGCGACTGGCGTTTTTCTTGATGTTGACGGGGTGAAAACAGCCTAGGGCCTGATCGCCTTTGGCCAGGAGTGACTGGCCGCTGCATGGAGCATCGACCACCACTACTGAGGCGGTGTGGGAGAGTTGTTCGGCAAAGGTTTGAGGATCGAGGTTAAACACCAGCGAGTCTGTCAACCCGCAGCGTTTGAGGT
This sequence is a window from Leptolyngbya subtilissima AS-A7. Protein-coding genes within it:
- a CDS encoding RsmB/NOP family class I SAM-dependent RNA methyltransferase produces the protein MGEPSNLLLKLSRRLFAEERDRDAFVEALVNPQPFPTAIVWMQPRPEVVPFAIAPPLPWQPAWVDRLSGDQRPGQHPLHQAGAYYCLDMASVFSAAVFSAIATPTESVLDLCAAPGGKSLLAWKALMPDHLWCNEVVRKRVRILISNLKRCGLTDSLVFNLDPQTFAEQLSHTASVVVVDAPCSGQSLLAKGDQALGCFHPVNIKKNASRQKRILASAAQTVAGGGYLAYMTCTFSPEENEQVVEWLLKKFPQFEAVDVPVLADNASPLSAFPCYRLWPQSRLGAGGFTSLLRNSATSTEPVNLDFLTAKGMQIYSVERSP